CCCAAATCCCTGGGGCTGCACGTACCGGTGCAGGGCTGCGACATGTGCAGCCAGGAAGCCGAGGAGCGTTTCGCCAAATCCCGCCAGGCAGGATACGCCCACGCCCAGCTCTCCGACCGCGTGACCAAAAGATACGAATACGCCAAATAAAAGGCGCCGGGCAGAGGGCTCCCCTCTGCCCGCCCCCCTTCCAAACGACGCTGATCATGCCCTGAGCCCATCCCCCTGCCTTCTGATTTCATTTACTTTCGACCATTCAACATCAGGATGGATTCCCGCCTTCGCGGGAATGACTACTTTTTGCTGCGATAGATTGAATTCTGGATGGCGACATCAATAACGCTCATTGACGCATCAACTCAACTCTACGAAATTAAAGAAGAAGTCATTGCCTTCACAACGCAACGACGGAGCCTCAAACGTCCGGCAGCGTTGCGGGGTGTTTCGGGCAAGGGTCGGCGACTGTCTGACCGATCCAGGCATCGTTTGTTCAGCCGTCGCGTGTCGTCCAGAGCGCGAGCCGCTGTTCAGAGGGGCGACGGCTGAACTCTACGAGGCCGAAGAGGGAGTTTCGGCGGCCCTTGCCCGAAACGCCCCGCAACGCTCACTCGGTGTCCGACATAGTCATCATCGCAAACCACCTCATCCTCACCTTTACAACCCCACCCGATCCACATAAAGCTACCAACCACAAGCTGGGGGAGCCCGATGGGCTGAGAGGGGACACGTTCCCGACCCTTACGACCTGACGCAGATTATGCTGCCGTAGGGAAGCTGGTTCCGGAAAACACCCATTCATCGAACCGCGCCCCATCCGGCGCGGTTTTCTTTTTTGCGCTCCGCCCGGCCTGCAACAAAAACGCGGAGGCACCCATGCACATCACCGTCAACGGACGCACCCAGGACATGGAATCCGGCCAGACACTGCAAGGCCTGATCCTGTCCATGAACCTCGATCCATCCGTGGTCGTGGCCGAACTGAACCAGAGCATCGTGCCCGGCGACAAATTCGCCTCCACCAGCCTTTGCGACGGCGACCGGCTGGAACTGCTGAGCTTTGTCGGCGGCGGCTGACCCTGCCCCGGCAATGACGACCAGACTCCTTTCCCACACCGCAAACAGCGAGAATCACCATGGAACATACCGACATTTTTGAAATCGGTGGCAAGCGCCTGAGCAGCCGCCTGTTCACCGGCACGGGCAAGTACGGCAACGACGCGCTCATCGCGCCTGTGTGTGAGGCCTCCGGCTCCGAGGTCATCACCGTGGCCCTGCGCCGGGTGGATCTGGACGGCAAGACGGATAACGTCATGAAGCATATCCCCTCACACATGACCCTGCTGCCCAACACCTCCGGGGCGCGCAACGCCGACGAGGCCGTACGCATCGCCCGACTGGCCCGGGCCATGGGCTGCGGGGACTGGATCAAGATCGAGGTCATTTCCGACAACCGCTACCTGCTGCCCGACGGATACGAGACCGCCAAGGCTACGGAAATCCTGGCCAGGGAAGGCTTCGTGGTCCTGCCGTACATGAACCCCGACCTCTACGTGGCCCGCTCCCTGGCCGATGCCGGGGCGGCGGCGATCATGCCGCTGGGCGCGCCCATCGGCACCAACCGGGGCCTTCGAACCGAAGAGATGATTCGCATCCTCATCGAGGAAATGGAGCTGCCCATCATCGTCGACGCGGGCATCGGCGCTCCCAGCCAGGCCTGCCGGGCCATGGAGATGGGGGCCGCGGCCTGTCTGGTCAACACGGCCATCGCCACGGCCTCGGACCCCGTGCTCATGGGCCGGGCCTTCGGGCGGGCGGTGACGGCCGGACGCGAAGCCTGGCTGGCCGGACCCGGGGCGGTCGCCACCCTGGCACAGGCTTCCTCGCCCCTGACCGGATTCCTGGACCGGACGGAAGGCGCGTCATGAGCTTTCTGTCCGAAGCCCAGCGTCTGGGCCAAACGCCCCTGCATCTCGAAAACGTGAGCGAGGATGACGTGCGCCGTGCCGTCGGCCTCCCGCGCGTCGATGCATCCGCATTCGCGGCCCTGCTCTCCCCGGCCGCAAACAAGCACTTGGAGACCATGGCCGCCCGTGCCCACGCGCTGACCCTGAGCCATTTCGGCCGCACGGTGAGCCTGTTCACCCCGCTCTACGTCTCCAACCACTGCGCCAACCACTGCCGCTATTGCGGCTTTGCGGCCCCGAACAGCATTCCGCGCAGCCAGCTCAGCCTGGACGAGGTCCGGGCCGAGGGCGAGGCCATCGCCGCCACGGGGTTAAAGCAGCTGCTCCTTCTGACCGGAGAGGCCCCGCGCAAGGCGGGCGTTGCGTATCTGGAAGCCTGTGTGCAGGTCCTGCGTCCCCTGTTTCCCTCCATCTCCGTGGAGGTCTATCCCATGGAAACGGCGGATTACGCGCGGCTGACCCGGGCGGGCGTGGACGGGCTGACGGTGTTCCAGGAAACCTATGACCCGGTCCTCTACGCCGAGCTGCACCCCGCCGGGCCCAAGCGGGACTACGCGTTTCGGCTGAACACTCCGCAGCGAGGAGCCGAGGCGGGCATGCGCGTGGTCAACATCGGGGCGCTCCTGGGCCTGACCGACTGGCGGCAGGAAATTTACGCCGTCGGCCTGCATGCGGCCTGGCTGCAAAAACGCTATCCCGGCGTGGACATCGCCGTGTCCCTGCCACGCATGCGCCCCCATGTAGGAGCGTTTCAGCCGGCGTGCATCGTTTCCGACCGGGAGCTGGTGCAGGCCATGACCGCCCTGCGCATTTTCCTGCCGCGCCTGTCCATCACCATCTCCACTCGCGAAGCTCCAAGCTTTCGCGACAACATCCTGCCGCTGGGCGTTACGCGCATGTCGGCAGGGGTCAGCACCGCCGTGGGCGGACACGCAAAACCCTCAAAGACCGGACAGTTTGAGATCTCCGACCCGCGCAGCGTGGCCGAGATCGAGGCCATGCTGCGAGCCCGCGGCTACCAGGCCGTATTCAAGGACTGGGAACCCATCGAGGCCAGCGCGTGAACACCTTTGAACATGGGCTGACGCGTTATCTAGGCGAGGGCTTTCTCTCCTTCCTGCGTTCCGTGCGGATCGGGATCATCGGCGCCGGGGGGCTCGGTTCCAACTGCGCCGTGCACCTCGTGCGCTGCGGATTCACGAACCTCGTCCTGGCCGACGCGGACGAGGTGGAACCTTCCAACCTCAATCGCCAACATTTCACGCTGGCCCAGGTCGGCCGCCCCAAGGTCGAGGCCCTGCGCGACAACCTCACGGCCATAAACCCGGCGGCCAGGATCGAGGCCCTTCATCTGCACGTGAACGCCCGGAACATGGCCAGCCTTTTCGCATCCTCCGACGCCGTGGTCGAGGCCGTGGACGATCCGCGCACCAAGAAGCTCATCGTCGAGATCATGACGCAGGCGGGCCGACTCGTGGTCGGCGCATCGGGGCTCGGCGGGTTCGGCCGCGCCGGGAGCATGACTGTCCGGACCGTACGACCGGGCCTCGTCATTGTCGGAGACCACGTGACGCCCTGCGACATCCCGAATCCGCCCATGTCTCCCTGTGTGGGCATGGCCGCAGCCATGCAGGCCGACGTGATTCTGAACCATTTTCACACCATATATAAGGAAAAGGCATGAACGGACGCACCCTTGTGACCCGGCTGATGCGCGAAGGCGGCCTGTACGGGCTGACCGCTGAAAAATTCTCCCTCGGACGGCGCAACGCGGACGTGGTCCGGGCCATGCTGGACGGCGGGATACGCATCATCCAATACCGCGAAAAGACGAAAAAGATGGGACTGAAATACGAGGAGTGCCTCCAGCTGCGAGCCATGACCCGCGAGGCGGACGCGGCCTTCATCGTCAACGACGACATCGATCTGGCCCTGCTGACGGGAGCCGACGGCGTACACGTGGGCCAGGAAGACCTGCCGATCGAGGCCGTGCGCGCCTTGGTGGGTGAAAACATGGCCATCGGCCTCTCGACCCATTCCCCGGAGCAGGCCCGTGCGGCAGTATCCCTCGGCGCGGATTACATAGGTGTCGGGCCGATCTTCACGACTCGGACCAAGGAGGATGTCTGCGCACCCGTGGGCTTTGAATATCTGGACTTCGTCGTGCGCAATATCGATCTGCCTTTTGTCGCCATCGGCGGGATCAAGGAGCACAACCTGAAGGCGGTGGCCGATCACGGCGCCCGGTGCATGGCCCTGGTCACCGAGATAACCGCCGCCGAGGACATCCGGAGCAAGATCGCCGCGCTGACGAACATTCTCTGCCCCTGACGCCGCGCAGAAAAAAAGGACGCAACGGCGATACAGTCCCAAGCATTCCGGCGACGGCAAACGATTCACGTATGACGGGCTTTCTTTCTTGATATCGGTTCCGTGTTGAGCGTAAGAAATAACCGCACCGTCCGTACCCCCAATCGTCCTCGCACAAGGAGCAACGTATGGAGACTGGTTCGTCATCCGCCCACCGCTGGCGTTTTTTCCGCCTCGGCGGTTTTGATCAGGTTCGACTCGACACGGCCGAGGATCTTCTTCATCTTGGCGAATTGGATCAGAAGCTGTGGGCGGCCCTGAGCTGCCCGGTGAACGGGCTTGAGTTCGACCCGCGCACCCTGGCCATGCTCGACACCGACGGCGACGGCCGGGTCAGGGTGCCCGAAATCCTGGCCGCCGTGAACTGGGTCTGCACGGTACTGCGCGATCTGCGCCCCCTCATGGCCGGAAGCTCCTCTTTGCCGCTCGCGGCCATAGACTCCTCCATCCCTGAAGGTCAGCGACTTCTGGCCTCAGCCAGACAGATCCAAAATTTTCTGGGTCAGGAAGGGGCCGAGGCCATCACCATAGAGCACGTGGCCGGAACGGAAGCCCTGCTGCATGAATCCCCATTCAACGGGGACGGAGTGATCACGCCCATTTCAGCCCGCGACCAGGGCACGCAGGCGCTCATCGAGGAGATCATGGCCTGCGTGGGCAGCGTGCTGGATCGCGGCGGAGCGCCAGGCATCGGCGCGGAGCAGGTCGAGGCTTTCTACCAGGCCGCCGCCCTGTACGTGGAGTGGCAGCGCGAGGCACAGGAAAATGCCGGGAGCATCCTGCCCTTCGGAGAAAACACCACGGCGGCGCGGGACATCGTTAATTCCTTGCAACCCAAGCTGGACGACTATTTCACCCGCTGCAACCTGGCCGCTTACGACCCCAAGGCCGAAGAAGCCCTGAACCCGGCCCTGACCGCCTACGAGGCCATCTCACCCCATGAACTGCGTCTGGATGCGGATCTTGTGCACTTCCCCGTGGCGCGAATCGAGGCAAATCGCCCCCTGCCCCTTGAGACGGGCGTCAATCCCGCCTGGGCGCAAGCCCTGGCGACATTCAAAACCCTGGTGGCCGTTCCGCTTTTCGGGGACGTGGAGAGCTTGGAGCAGTCCCGGTGGGAGCTGGTCAAATCCACCCTCAAGCCCCACGAGGACTGGCTCGCCGCCAAGGCAGGCGCCGAGGTGGAAAGCCTTGGAGCCGTTCGCCTCCAGGAACTGCTCGATGGCGTCAGCCGCCAGGAACTGGAAAAGATCATCACCGAGGATTTGAGCCTGGCCGAACAGGTGGAGAGTTTCGAGGGCGTGACGCGGCTTGTGCACTTCACCCGCGATCTTCTGGTCCTGCTCAACAATTTCGTGGCCTTTCGCGATTTCTACGCCCAGGACCGCAAGGCCGTTTTCCAGGCCGGCACCCTGTATCTGGACGGCCGGGCCTGCGAGCTCTGCGTGCGCGTGGCAAATCCCGACACGCACGCCACCCTGGCCCCCCTGAGCCAGACCTATCTCACCTATTGCCGCTGCACGCGGCGGGGCAGCACGGAACAGATGCATATCGCGGCGGCCTTCACCGGCGGCGATTCCGACAACCTCATGGTCGGCCGCAACGGCATCTTCTATGACCGCGCCGGAAATGACTGGGACGCGACCATCGTCAAAATCGTGGAACACCCCATCAGCGTGCGTCAGGCCTTTCTTTCGCCCTACAAACGCATCGGGCGCATGATCGGAGAACAGATCGCGAAATTCGCAGCGGCCAAGGACAGCGCCGTGAACACGGCCGCCGGGTCGAAACTGTCGGGCATGGCTCCGGGCGCGGACCCCGCCAAGCCGCCGACGCCTTTCGACGTGGGCAAGTTCGCCGGCATCTTCGCGGCCATCGGCCTTGCCCTTGGCGCTCTTGGAACGGCCATGGCCTCGGTCATGAGCGGATTTCTGACCCTGTCCGTCTGGCAGATGCCGCTGGTTATAGGCGGCCTCGTGCTCATGATCTCGGGCCCGTCCATGCTCATCGCCTACCTGAAACTCCGCCAGCGCAATCTGGCTCCCATTCTCGATGCAGGCGGCTGGGCCGTGAACACCAAGGCCCGCATCAACATCCCCTTCGGAGCCACGCTGACCACTCTCGCCGAGCTGCCCGCAGGCTCCAAACGTTCCACGGTGGACCCCTTTGCGGACAAAAAGACGCCCTGGAAAAAATGGGCCGTGCTGCTGGCTCTTTTCATGGCTCTCGGGATGGCCTGGGACAAGGGCTACATCCAGCAGATGTTTGCCAGCGTGCGCCCGCTCTTCTCAAGCGGGCAGACCAATGCCACCACCGAGGCACCGGCTCCGGCCGACGCGCCCGCTGCCACTGCCCCGGAGAGTCAGGCCGAACCGGCCAAAAAGCAATAACCCACGCCGGGCCACAGGTCCGGCGCACAGGAATCTCCACATGTTCAAACGCGTGCAATCACCCGAGGAACAGCTTCGGGTGATGATGATCCGGGCCATAGTGTTCATGGAAGAGCAAGGCATTGCCTATGCGGATGAAATGGACATGCATGACGCCACGGCCCTGCACATTCTTGGCGAAATAGATGGCGAGCCCGTGGCCTGCGGCCGGATTCGCTACCAGGGCGACCGGGCCTTCCTGCAACGTCTGGCCGTGCGCCGCGCGTGGCGTGGCCAGAGGCTCGGCAGCGCGCTTCTTGCTTTCATGCTCAAAGAATGTCGCAAGGACGGATTCGGTCGATTCGACCTTCACGCCCAGACCCGGGCGGTAGGATTCTACCGCAGGCACGGCTTCACAACCTGCGGGGAAGAGTTCGAGGAGGCGGGCATACCGCATGTGCACATGTGGCTGCGCGACACGACGCCGGAATGATCACGGCTCCCACGTGCAAAGCCGTAAGGGGTGCGCTTGGGGCTTTGATCAGCTAAAGGACAACGTGCACAGATACTTCTTGAACTTCTGCCCTTCCTCGTGCCCGGGATTGATGTTCAGGCACTTCTCCAAGGCATTCTCCGCCTCGCCGATCCTGCCGCCCTGCACAAAGGCCCTGGCCAGGTTGAAATAGAGGTTTTCGTCCGTGGCGCAGACCTCTATGGCCCGGGAATAATATCGACAAGCCTGATCCAGCATGTCCTGCTTGCGCAGTTCGATCCCGAACTGATTGAAGAGGTGTTTGAACTCCGCCGAGGCAAAGCCATCAAGGGCGATGAGCTGCTCGAAAACCGTGGCGGCCTTGTCGTGCTGATTGTATTGCAGATAGGTAAGCCCCAGGCCGAACAGGGCGCGGACGTTCTTTTCATCCAGCCCCAAGGCATTGTTGTATTCCATGGCCGCCGAATAGGGCTCCCCGTTTTTCCTGTGCCGATCGCCCTTGGCCACGGCCTTGGCTATTTTCTGGATGACGGGTTTGACCTGCTTCAGGAACATGTCCACCTCGGGCTGATACTGGGTGATCAACTCCAGCATGGTCACTTCCAGGGCGGGTCCCGAGGGCGCCCAATGTGCGTTGAGGGACTGCAGGGCCAAGAGTTCGTCATCGATCTGCTTGGCGTAGTAGTAGAGGGTGCTGTCTTCCTTCTTGGCTGTGGTTCCCGTGCCGATGGCGACCGTGGTCCGTTTCGAACAGACGCACTCGAGCCCCAGGTCCGTGGCCATGCAATATTTGGAAACATCGGCGATGGTGTAGTCTTCAGCCACGATATTCTCTTTTTCCTGCAATTTCTCGGGCATCTAGAACCAGCGCACCATCTGTTCGAGAGGTCTGCGCGTCTTGCGCTTGGGCGGCTTGGCCCGATAGCCGAAAGCGAGCATGTAGGCCACTCCGTACTCGTTCAGATCCACGCCGAAATCCTCAGCCAGCACCTCGTCCACCTTGTCCTGCGCGTAGCCTTCGATGGGGCAGGAATCGATGCCGACCAAAGCCGCCGCAGTCATCATGTTGGCCTGCGCGATGTAGCACTGCTTGCAGGCCCAGTCGAACATGGCCCGGTCGCTGTCCAGGAGGCGAAAATCCGACTGCTGGAAAGTGGCGTAGTATTCCGTGCGAGCGGTGATGCGGTCTTCGGGCAATTCCTGAATCTGGCGCATGAAATCCGCGATGCCGACGCTGTCGAACTTGAGCAGGGGCGCCTTCATGGCCAGGCAGACCATAAAATGACTCGCCGTGGGGATCTGAAGCTTGCCGCCCCAGGTGTGCGGCAGGAGTTTTCTGCGGAAATTCATGTCCTGAACAACCAGAAACTGCCACGGCTCAAATCCGAAGGAGCTTGGGGACAAACGCGCGGTTTCAAGAATGAACAGGAAATCCTCATCGGAAATCTGGATCTTTGGATCGAACTCCTTGCAGGCATGACGGAACATGAAGGCGTCCAGAATGATCTGCTTGTCCATATGACAGCTCCTTGCAAAGGGATTGACGGACATCCGGGGCCCATCGTGGCAGGACAATCACATCACTACGCAGGCTTTTGTCTAAGTTCAAGAATGGGAAATGCCTTCCCCGCCATTTCATGGAATCAGGGCCGCGCGGACGGTCTGGGACAGAAGTTTTCAACCTACCGGAATCAAAGTCATCAAGAGAAAAAAAAGCAAGTGATCCAAAAACAAAACCCCTTCAATCGTGCCACAAACACAAAAAAGGTAGCACATCGGCATTCAAATCAGCGCTCGTGATGCGTAGACCCTTTTATATCTAAAATTGTGATACTATATCATTTTTTTCATACTACGTATTGACCTCGAATACATAGCCATGTAACGGGAAAGAAAAGGAAATATTCAACGAACATCCTTGCTGATTGTGGACACCACGGGTCAACAACACGAATTCGACGAACATCCTACCCAATTGTGGACATGACAGGTCGGCAACAATTGTCGCCTGTCTTTTATTCATACACTGATGGAGGTGTGTTATGAAGGTTTCTGTAGGTTTAGGCAAACCCGGGGCCGAAGAGCGATTGGAAAAAAGTGGGGTCTCACGCCGAGATTTCATGAAGTTCTGTACCACAATCGCAGCGGTCATGGGTATGGAGGCGTCGTTCGCCAACAAAATCGCCCTGGCGCTGACGTCCCCCAAACGTCCTTCTGTGGTCTGGCTGCATAACGCGGAATGCACAGGCTGCTCTGAATCCATTCTCCGCGCTGTTCGTCCCTTTATCGACGACCTGATTCTGGACACAATCAGCCTCGACTACCATGAAACCATCATGGCAGCCGCCGGCCACAAGGCTGAAGAAGCCCTGCATGCGGCCGTAAGCTCCCCCAACGGTTTTCTCTGCGTTGTTGAAGGTGCCATCCCGACCAAGGACAACGGCATCTACGGCATGGTCGGCGGGCGCACCATGCTTGAAATCAACTCCGAAATCCTGCCCAAGGCAATCGCCGTGATTTCCTACGGCACCTGCGCCACCTACGGCGGCGTTCAGGCAGCAAGCCCCAACCCGACTGACGCCAAGGGCATCAACGACGCACTCAAGCATCTGGGCGTCAACGCAGTCAACATCCCCGGCTGTCCCCCCAACCCGTACAATCTGGTTGGAACCATCGTTCATCTCCTGACCCACAGTCTGGCCATCCCGGAAATGGATTCCATAAACCGGCCGATCATGTTCTTCGGCGAAACCGTGCACGAACAGTGCGAACGCCTGCCCCATTACGAAGCCGGCGAATTCGCACCCTCCTTTGATTCGGAAGAGGCCCGCAAAGGCTGGTGTCTGTACCAGCTCGGATGCAAAGGCCCCATGACCTACAACAACTGCCCCAAGGTCAAGTTCAACCAGACGAACTGGCCAGTTCAGGCCGGACATCCCTGTATCGGCTGCAGTGAACCCGATTTCTGGGACTCCGCTTCCCCCTTCTACGAAGAAGCATAAGAAGGCTGTTGCTCAAGGCTCAACATTTACTGAAATCAGAGGAGAGTACATATGTCCGGTTGCAAACCCAACCAAGCTCCGGGTGTTATAGCCACCCCAATGGATACAACCTTCAAGGGACCCATCATCGTGGACCCCGTGACCCGCATCGAAGGTCACCTCAAAATCGAAGTTGAAGTGGATCAGGGCAAGGTCACCAACGTCTGGTCAAGCTCACAGCTTTTCCGTGGACTGGAACTGATATTGAAAGGCCGCGACCCCCGCGATGCGCAGCATTTCACTCAGCGCTCCTGCGGTGTCTGCACCTATACGCATGCCTTGGCCTCCACCCGTTGCGTGGACAATGCCGTCGGCGTGGACAAGAACCTGCCCGACAACGCGCGCCTTATCCGCAACCTGGTGCTGGCAGCCCAGTTTCTGCATGACCACATCGTGCATTTCTATCATCTGCACGCCCTGGACTGGGTGGATGTCACCGGCGCGCTGACCGCCGACCCCAAAAAGGCCGCATCCATCGCCAACTCCATCTCGTCCCGCGTGACCAAGGCCGAAGATCTCAAAGCCGTACAGGACAAGGTCAAGGGCCTGGTCGATTCCGGCCAGCTCGGCATCTTCACCAACGCCTATTTCCTGGGCGGCCACAAGGCCTACTACCTGCCCGCGGAAGTCAACCTTATCGCCACCGCGCACTACCTTGAGGCTCTGCACCTGCAGGTCAAGGCTGCCCGTGCCATGGCCGTTTTCGGCGCCAAGAACCCGCACACGCAGTTCACCGTTGTCGGCGGCGTGACCTGTTACGAAAGTCTGACCGACGAGCGCATCGCCGAATTCGTTGGCCTGTTCCAGGAAACCAAGCAGTTCATCGACGAATGCTACATCCCGGACCTGCTGGCCGTGGCGTCCTACTACAAAGATTGGGCAGGCATCGGCGGCACCACCAACTTCCTGAGCTTCGGCGAATTCCCCTCCGTCGAGAACGACATGAACAGCCGCTGGATTCCCCAGGGCGTGATCATGAACCGCAACCTCGGCGGTGTCGGCAATTTCGATCCCAAGCTGATTGAAGAACACGTCCGCCACAGCTGGTACCAGGGCGACAAGGCCCACCACCCATACACGGGCGTGACCGAACCGCAGTACACCAGCTACGAAGACCGCGACCGCTATTCCTGGATGAAGGCGCCCCGCTACAATGGCGAATCCGTTGAAACCGGCCCCCTGGCCACCGTTCTGATCGCCTACGGCAAGGGAC
This is a stretch of genomic DNA from Desulfomicrobium apsheronum. It encodes these proteins:
- the thiS gene encoding sulfur carrier protein ThiS; its protein translation is MHITVNGRTQDMESGQTLQGLILSMNLDPSVVVAELNQSIVPGDKFASTSLCDGDRLELLSFVGGG
- a CDS encoding thiazole synthase codes for the protein MEHTDIFEIGGKRLSSRLFTGTGKYGNDALIAPVCEASGSEVITVALRRVDLDGKTDNVMKHIPSHMTLLPNTSGARNADEAVRIARLARAMGCGDWIKIEVISDNRYLLPDGYETAKATEILAREGFVVLPYMNPDLYVARSLADAGAAAIMPLGAPIGTNRGLRTEEMIRILIEEMELPIIVDAGIGAPSQACRAMEMGAAACLVNTAIATASDPVLMGRAFGRAVTAGREAWLAGPGAVATLAQASSPLTGFLDRTEGAS
- the thiH gene encoding 2-iminoacetate synthase ThiH codes for the protein MSFLSEAQRLGQTPLHLENVSEDDVRRAVGLPRVDASAFAALLSPAANKHLETMAARAHALTLSHFGRTVSLFTPLYVSNHCANHCRYCGFAAPNSIPRSQLSLDEVRAEGEAIAATGLKQLLLLTGEAPRKAGVAYLEACVQVLRPLFPSISVEVYPMETADYARLTRAGVDGLTVFQETYDPVLYAELHPAGPKRDYAFRLNTPQRGAEAGMRVVNIGALLGLTDWRQEIYAVGLHAAWLQKRYPGVDIAVSLPRMRPHVGAFQPACIVSDRELVQAMTALRIFLPRLSITISTREAPSFRDNILPLGVTRMSAGVSTAVGGHAKPSKTGQFEISDPRSVAEIEAMLRARGYQAVFKDWEPIEASA
- the thiF gene encoding sulfur carrier protein ThiS adenylyltransferase ThiF, with protein sequence MNTFEHGLTRYLGEGFLSFLRSVRIGIIGAGGLGSNCAVHLVRCGFTNLVLADADEVEPSNLNRQHFTLAQVGRPKVEALRDNLTAINPAARIEALHLHVNARNMASLFASSDAVVEAVDDPRTKKLIVEIMTQAGRLVVGASGLGGFGRAGSMTVRTVRPGLVIVGDHVTPCDIPNPPMSPCVGMAAAMQADVILNHFHTIYKEKA
- the thiE gene encoding thiamine phosphate synthase, coding for MNGRTLVTRLMREGGLYGLTAEKFSLGRRNADVVRAMLDGGIRIIQYREKTKKMGLKYEECLQLRAMTREADAAFIVNDDIDLALLTGADGVHVGQEDLPIEAVRALVGENMAIGLSTHSPEQARAAVSLGADYIGVGPIFTTRTKEDVCAPVGFEYLDFVVRNIDLPFVAIGGIKEHNLKAVADHGARCMALVTEITAAEDIRSKIAALTNILCP
- a CDS encoding GNAT family N-acetyltransferase; this encodes MFKRVQSPEEQLRVMMIRAIVFMEEQGIAYADEMDMHDATALHILGEIDGEPVACGRIRYQGDRAFLQRLAVRRAWRGQRLGSALLAFMLKECRKDGFGRFDLHAQTRAVGFYRRHGFTTCGEEFEEAGIPHVHMWLRDTTPE
- a CDS encoding tetratricopeptide repeat protein, with amino-acid sequence MPEKLQEKENIVAEDYTIADVSKYCMATDLGLECVCSKRTTVAIGTGTTAKKEDSTLYYYAKQIDDELLALQSLNAHWAPSGPALEVTMLELITQYQPEVDMFLKQVKPVIQKIAKAVAKGDRHRKNGEPYSAAMEYNNALGLDEKNVRALFGLGLTYLQYNQHDKAATVFEQLIALDGFASAEFKHLFNQFGIELRKQDMLDQACRYYSRAIEVCATDENLYFNLARAFVQGGRIGEAENALEKCLNINPGHEEGQKFKKYLCTLSFS
- a CDS encoding NAD(P)H-dependent oxidoreductase — translated: MDKQIILDAFMFRHACKEFDPKIQISDEDFLFILETARLSPSSFGFEPWQFLVVQDMNFRRKLLPHTWGGKLQIPTASHFMVCLAMKAPLLKFDSVGIADFMRQIQELPEDRITARTEYYATFQQSDFRLLDSDRAMFDWACKQCYIAQANMMTAAALVGIDSCPIEGYAQDKVDEVLAEDFGVDLNEYGVAYMLAFGYRAKPPKRKTRRPLEQMVRWF
- a CDS encoding hydrogenase small subunit, with amino-acid sequence MKVSVGLGKPGAEERLEKSGVSRRDFMKFCTTIAAVMGMEASFANKIALALTSPKRPSVVWLHNAECTGCSESILRAVRPFIDDLILDTISLDYHETIMAAAGHKAEEALHAAVSSPNGFLCVVEGAIPTKDNGIYGMVGGRTMLEINSEILPKAIAVISYGTCATYGGVQAASPNPTDAKGINDALKHLGVNAVNIPGCPPNPYNLVGTIVHLLTHSLAIPEMDSINRPIMFFGETVHEQCERLPHYEAGEFAPSFDSEEARKGWCLYQLGCKGPMTYNNCPKVKFNQTNWPVQAGHPCIGCSEPDFWDSASPFYEEA
- a CDS encoding nickel-dependent hydrogenase large subunit, producing the protein MSGCKPNQAPGVIATPMDTTFKGPIIVDPVTRIEGHLKIEVEVDQGKVTNVWSSSQLFRGLELILKGRDPRDAQHFTQRSCGVCTYTHALASTRCVDNAVGVDKNLPDNARLIRNLVLAAQFLHDHIVHFYHLHALDWVDVTGALTADPKKAASIANSISSRVTKAEDLKAVQDKVKGLVDSGQLGIFTNAYFLGGHKAYYLPAEVNLIATAHYLEALHLQVKAARAMAVFGAKNPHTQFTVVGGVTCYESLTDERIAEFVGLFQETKQFIDECYIPDLLAVASYYKDWAGIGGTTNFLSFGEFPSVENDMNSRWIPQGVIMNRNLGGVGNFDPKLIEEHVRHSWYQGDKAHHPYTGVTEPQYTSYEDRDRYSWMKAPRYNGESVETGPLATVLIAYGKGHPEVKKLVDYVLGYLGVGAPALFSTLGRTAARGIETKVIADKLMDWVNELAENVKSGNNKIYQDWTMPDEAEGVGYVNAPRGALSHWIKIKGGKIENFQLVVPSTWNFGPRCSAGKMSAVEEALIGTPIADAERPVEILRTVHSFDPCIACGVHVIDSRTNQVRKFKIL